The Citrus sinensis cultivar Valencia sweet orange chromosome 4, DVS_A1.0, whole genome shotgun sequence DNA segment CTCTATGAAAGTATCTAAAAACGTACAAATGAGTTCATTtgttgttgaaaaagaaaacttactTGAGATGCCTAGTTCACCTAGTGTTCTAGAAGAAGACTTGCTTGAGATGCCTAGTTCACCTATTGTTCTAGAAGAAGACTTGCTTGAGATGCCTAGTTCACCTATTATTAAGGAAGAAGACTCACTTGAGATATCAGACGAAAAGatacaatttattattgatttaaacaTTCAATTTAACAATTTGTGTGAGATTGTGCATGATGTTTCCTTGGAGGACAAGACATGCATTGAAGATAATGAGGTTATTGATTATAtgagatttttaaagaaaatgtacAACCTACTCTTGACTTGAGCATTGAGCCAATAATACAATTGAGGTTGTGAAgtaaaatcaagttgaagATAACATAGCGGTGATTGACATGATTATGCCTATCAATGTTACAAGAAGATTATTcttgaagaagatttggcaaCAAAGAGAAAATTCATTAGTGAAATCATTGAGCGGGATTTGTCAAAAGACTTGAGAGGCTTGGGGTTGATTCATTTGTACAAGACTTTACCATTGTGCATAGTGACTACCAAGATCAAAAAGAAGATTAAGCCGAGCGAATTTTGAGCTTCAAGCATGATTAGTGAGCAAGGCTACAAGTTTAATTTCTAAGATGCATTGATACTCCACTACAAGTTTTATCCTCCAGATAAACTCAATGACGAGTTTTCTTTTAAGAGAGGGAGACTGATATAAGAcgttattttaagattttttattttagttagtgttaataatagtatatgtcttaattttttatttctattataattgCAATTTAGTTTTCCCTTTTAAGTTAACTTAGAAAATAAGTTtgctctattataaatagagaggtcttgttattattttcataactttagttttaattatttaataataaccCCTTTTATAACTCCCATTGGgattatctataaaaaatcTCTCTTGTAAAGTCATTTGGATTAGAGTATCATCTAATTTCACTTAACGCgttattaaaaatctcattaagttatttagATTCAATGAAGATCTAATCACGCTTCAATTAGAGCGTAAGCTAATTACATTGACTTGATCCAATACTGGAACGATATCCAGTGTTACGTGCTCTATTAGTTCCACTTCCACTGCCCTTGCTCCATCATTTATAACTCGATTTAATTAGCCTACATTGAGCTTATAACTTAAGTTTTTATGGTGGCAATTGTactataatataaaacaaccTCACTTTATTATCAAAGATACAATAGTGCTACacattctaaaatttcatctcaaatGATGTAATATTCATTAATAGGTTAATGAGGTAATGTAATTAAttcacattaaatttatatagaaTCATCAAccataaaatgattaaaacatTACTTACTCCATCATTTGggataagttttaaaataaaattctcaaGTGTTTATCATTACTCATCAAACATGTGATAATCTCACTTCATTATCTCGAATTCAATAGGATGAGAATTGAGTTAATAgcctttaaatatttttcccCTTACCAATgctctttatttaattatcaatttatgaTGCGTTTACTTGCCGGATTGGGAAATCGGAATCCGGAATCGGAATGATTGATAGTGTTTACTTCACAAATATGGAGCAGGAACCGGAATCGGAATGGTGGGCCCACCACTATTTGGGAATGAGGAATGGGAGATTGATTCCCATGAGGGGAAGTGGGAATGAGTCTCCCATTCCTGGGATTGACTATTTTGCCCTCCCCAAAATCGAAAATGTCCACTTTGTcctcttttataattaattaatataatataataattaattaattaatatattatgattaattaattaataaatatattattaactataattattaaaaaatatagttcttgaataaataatcacaataattaatttattattattagggaaattatcatttgtatacccttagtttactccattataaaaaatactacaatatttTGAgagtgtatcaatcgtccaccctaagttgatAAAATGTATCAGTTCACCACCAAACTgttagttgccgtttaagtatgatgacgtcagaatggtaatttggtcttttcatataaTACAAGCgatcatttaagggtatacaagtgataattttcaagggtaaaatcgtcaattcattgtaattccgttaactttcaaacagcaactaacggtttggtggtcggctaatacattttgtcaactaagggtggacgattgatacaccctcaaagtgttgtagtattttttataacagagTAAATATAGGatatacgaatgataatttttcttattattattattgttattttaattaattaattaatgtactattataataattattaatataattaatttatatattattattaatgaattaatataattattactattaattaatatattaatatattattaaaaataatatattaataattataatttttgaataaataatcacaataattattatattattttaattaagtaattaatattaatattattagttaatatatttttataataatttttattatagttattataattaatttaaaagtttacaattaattaatatattagttaataaaaattatgacaataatccattaagtattttttagtaatttgttatAATCTAATTCATTCCGATTCCGATTccaaaataaagtaaacacattaatggCAATCCAGCTCATTCCGATTTCGATTCCTACAgttcaagtaaacaacttattttaattctcattCCAGCCCATTTCTATTCATGCCCATTCCGATTCCACCTCATTCCGATTCTAGTTTAGTAAACACAAcattagtttaattatatcacttaaaaaattatttgtgaattttaggCAAATtgtccttttatttttgaaaagttgGGCAAATTGTCTTTGTCACCACTAAACCTAACAAACTCTACAGTAGAAAGTTAAAACCGAACTAAAAGcccaagagagagagaaagggtATTAGCATTGTCGTACAGGCTGCTAGGGAACGCAAAAGCCACCATTAGGCAACCAAacataagaagaagaagaagaagaaaagatctACATATACTCGTTTTGGTTTCTCCAAAAAATCTGTAAACCCTGAGATTTgcgatttgatttgattcgtTGGGGATGCGATTCTTGAGGAGAATAGCAGGATTTCTAGGAATTGTTAGAGACAATGGACCCGAAGTAAAAGACGACGAGGAAGACCAAGATAAGATCGATGATAACAACAACCAACGGTCCTACAATTTTCAAGAAACCGGTCTTCCTCGTAAAGGCTTTGGAGTCCAGGTCCAAGTCGCCGTCGAACGTCCTCTCCCTGGCCCGATTATCGTCCCCTGTAATTCTGGCAACGGCGGCGTCCAGGTCCCCTCTCACTTTTCcatttcacttttttatttttttatatattcaaattttttcatttagttattttttgatGGGTTGATTTTAAAGGATATATAGTGATTTGTAATGCTAAGTAGGTTTCTGTTGACTTATTCTAGGGCTTGAAGTTTAGTAACTTCTCATTTTTTGCTTTATAATGCCAATGCTCTGGTAGAGCAATTCTTCTAGAATTTTTGGATACCATACTCACTTTTACTATGTTTAAAAGAAGCAATTGTTGCATCTGTAATTACTTCCATTATTATCGGGTGGAATTCCCATTAAAATGTAAGAACAGAGAATTAATGGCGCTAACAGAGTGTTAAAAGGCTGGTTGTATATTTAGATTCCATTGTCTGGATGGCGCTAACAGTGTTAAAAGGCTGGTTGTATATATAGTTTCCATTGTCTGGATAACTTTTCTTATAGTCTCGAGTCATAGATAGGGAAGATTGGGGAGTTTcagaataaaaggaaaaataacttgaataaAGAGACGTCAAGTGGTGGGAGAAGAAATAGAAGCAAAACTCAACTAGGAAGAAATATGGATGGAAACCCTGCCTGCCTTATTTGGAAATTTCAGTTTCCTCTTTTGTAGATTGTTTAATTGTGGCTGTGACCTGTGGCTAACCTATGAGTGGACTAATCTGCGCTGTACCAGGTAAgcttttggaaaaaaattagttagcTACAGAATTATCCTTTTTGAAACCtatactgaaaaataaaaaaaaaataaaaaaatgtaaacaaGCAACCTAATTTGTCGATCCAATATCCCCAATTCACAAGACTCAAATACAACTCATCCCATTCAATTTCTGTCCAAACCACAGCATGCGCCTAGCCACAACCTAGCAAGCAGCCAGagtcattattattagtattttgcTCATGTAATcgtatttcaataatttcgTTTGTGTAGAACTAACATTGAAGAGTAAAGCTGATTATGTCCCATATTAagtgtatttttaattttttattaataatttctctTGTACAATAGAAGAGCATTTAATTAGAGAGAAGATCCAGCCCGCTCCAAAAAATGTTGTGAGCTTCTCATTGGCTGTAACATCATATGCTATAGGCTAATGTTTCAAGCAATGAGGTTAACACTTTAGCCATATCAATTTATGCTTTGTGCTCTTTGCAGATGTAACACCTTTTATCTGACCAGTGTATGGGTGTTACTGGCTGCCTCCAAGTTCTGCAATATTCCAAGGTTTAGGTGCCAATCCCACAAAGCAGTGCTATCGCGTTTGACAAATTCTTTGAAAGTACTTGTGCATTTGAACTGAGTTTCTTGTGAGGCACAAGGACATTAGCTTCATTTCATAAGGCTCTTTTGTTACAAGACATTTCAATTGATCATTGTTATTGACtgcattatttttatgtattccTTTGATATAGTTTGTCTGTCAAGCTTATAAGATTGGGTCTAGGATGCTCCATTGGCGAACTTCTCcatttttacttgttttaaatACTTTCATGTGTTATATGCTTTGGTAACTGCAATTCACCATTATGCTAAATGGCTTGGATTGTCTATTATTGAGGTGTTATTTTGTTGCGAAGGTCGTGGGAATTGATTAGAAATGGATTATGGAAGAGAACCGTGGTTTATGTGACTAGATGGAAGAACTGGATTTGAGAAACAGATTTGATTGGATTTTAGCATTGAGAATAGAGAAACTTGATGTTTGATAGAGTAGAGAGAGGAAgatagagaaaaagaagaaatccTTAAGAGTGAAGTGAAAGGAGAGGACAGAGTGTTAGGGACTACATTTGACTTCCAAGCAGACTCATTTTTACCCAAACCCATGGCATATAGGATTTAACAATAACgactttcttcttttttgataTGATTATTCATGTGTTTAGACTTTAGTGATAAGCTTTTAGGGCAATTCATCTTATGGGACAGAAGGTTTATTGTAGGAATTCTTGGCTGATTAAAGCATTCCTTCTTTCGAGGTCAAAGCTTATGGagagattaaataaaacttaagaTCTGGACCTCAAACAGTAGCAACATGCTTGGTTTTGTGAAGACAATTAGAAAACTCTGGGTGCTAATTAATTAGTGCAGTATCGTATTTTGGATGACCTGTGAACAGAGAgtatcaaatttattatattttagtaCTTGATAATATACTTTAGTCCACGTACTACTCAATTATTGGTACCTTGCGGAGAAAGTTCTATAACAGGAGCATGCTGCTTAAGATGAGAATACCTGTTAATAGTACAAGACCAAAAGAAGCCAGTGGCCAGCTAGTTGGAAGCTGCCACCTACTGCTTTCTTTCTGTGTCGTAGTCACATGGGCAGATGGGCTTCCTAAGTGCTTCTCCTGGAATTGTCTAAAGGAGCACAGACACACAAATACACTTGTCTACTCAGagatgcaaaagaaaaataaatggaagcTTGCATCCTGTAAACCTAATAATGATATGCTATGCAGATGAATCAAATTTTGGTCCCTGAAAGTTATTTGGTGTTCTACACTCTCGTAGTTTAGATTCTACCAAATTCTGGTTCTTCTCTTCCCTTGACTTCCTAATTGTATATTGCTTTTGGTGAACTTGATTTCTACTTAATCCCATCACTTTTGAAGTCAGCCAATTTATCTCAAGGATTTGAAGGTTGCTTTATAATACCATCATCCGGTTGTGAGATTATTGTGTATTTTATGAGCTATAGCTAACTTGAAGGATAGGTCTTATTGAAGATCAGTAATCTTAGCATACCTATCTGCTTTCTCtgtaaaagaataattttagcTTTTCTGCTTAGGTTGCTTACTTGATTCAACCTACAAGCCGAGTATTTGTAAACTAAGCTGTTGTTACTCAATCAGACTCTCTTGTCTCTCGCTACTGACAGGGACGCATACCAAAACATTCTATTTTGAGTTCAGATCTTGAAGAAACAATATCTGGTTACTGGATCTATCCCTCTATTCATAGGTGTAAGCATGTGTGCATTCCTCTGTTATATATGTTTCTTTGCCTATGCTATTTTCTTACTTGAGGTTTCTTATAACAAGAGTCACAAGATTTTCCCTGAAAATTACAAACTAGAATATGTGCCTCATTCTTTGGGCTGAAGCACATGTTGACCGTTTAAACGGATTTTGAGTAGAAGAATCAATtggaatttcaaatttcaccCAGTTATGATTGGTAATCTTAGGGTGCACACCTCTCTTAGTTGATGTTTGGTTGGTATTAAGGAAAGGACAAATGAGGAGAGGAAAGGCTTGGGAAATGGACGAAGGGAAttgtatttcttattttagttTGCACGAGTAATTATGGAGGAAGAGGgataaactataattttattggaaaaaaaaataccggccactgaaattaatttgtattcctttagaaatagttttattatcaattaacttttcttttgaatgtgatttaattaatttttttaatttaatatttaaatcaacAACAGGTTTTAATAATTGCATGTCATTATACATGAGTTATGCAATAACACAAGTAATTATTTGACCAataaaaataccaaaataatgaaaaataaattcttctatTGAAGCTAAGGCCTAATTAGAAATTTGAGGTTGAACATATGCAGATTAAATATTCATATTAAATCTACATTTATGGtaatataagaaattatttatggtAATATTAGAAATTTAGTAACCATTTTATCTTCAGAATGGCATTTCTTCTCGATCCTCAAATATTCTGcttgatatttgaataaagggaaaaaggataatgcttttgttttctagCAAATATTTTGTGTTCAAATATGCATTTGTGgtaatatataattcaacttaatttcttttaaaattgcatttatgatattataaaggcaaagttagaaaataaatatttttaaggggcaaaatttaaaaagcatGCATAAAACTTCAATGGAACCAGTCGAATCCTATTTCCGGTCATTTTTAACCAACCAAACAGCTTAAAACGCATGGGAATCCAGATTCCATTCCTTCCCCCATGGACTCCATCCAACCAGACACCACTTTAGAGTTCATACAAATGCAGGTATGAAAACTAAACTTCTGTGCTAACATTGTTGTAAACTGTTAATCACTGGGATTCTGCCCAACAGAACACTACTTTGGAGGACTTTTTAGCCATAATGATTGAGTGGATGTAGCAATTTTATATGAAACGGGATGTATTTGGCCTGGATGCTTGCAGGTTAAAGTGAATCCAAAAAACAGATGTGTTCCGCCAATATTGGTTCTGCAAGAAAGTCCagagaaataagaaaattttaaaagattactGTTGAATTGTTGGTCGGTGAAGAGTATCAATGGGCACTATGTATTACACTTTTTGGTTCACCCTTTCTCTTGGCCACCAAATggtggaaaaaaattgaagaacaagGATTCAGAGAAAGGAGCTGCCTGtcctttttcctttctgtCTGTTGTTGATGTAATAGTACATTTTACGTTAAAAATTTTTCCAACTTATTGTTCATTAGTTAATCAGAAATAGTCAGCGATTCTTTTTACAATGAGGTATATCTAGTTGTGGAgtgttctcattttttttatttttatacttatttgagtttttttttttttttttttgtattagcTATATGAGCGTTTTTCGTGGAACCTTTGTTCATATGGGATAACATCATTCTGTCTGAACCATGCCATTTAGAGTAATGAAATATTGTTTTCATTGACCTTTTAAGTGTACCTAGCACCAATTAACGTCCTTCGGGAATGTGATTGTCTTAAGCTGTATCCATCTTGGGCTTTTGACCCTTATACGGTTggctttttaatattttcatgatCTTAACCtatgaatttatataattatttcgAGATTATTTCATTATCCTTTTCTTCTCCCTCTTTAATATTTTGGTGGCTTTAGCATAGAACATTTAGTTTTTGTTCTCTTCTGGATCCAGGGTTTGAGATGGTATGCAAAGCGTCTTAGAATAGATGACGATGGAGATGTAGCAGATGAGTTCCTTGATGAGGTCTTACCACAAACATCGGCTAGTGAGGAAGAGCAACATAGACCATTGCCAAAATTTGAAGTAAGATACAGTACCAGACCAGTTAAAGTGAAAAACCAGGTTTTGACCACCGATGGCAAAATCCAGCAGTGTGTGGAGTACCGAGGTAGCTTGCTATGGGTGTGAACGACCAGATGTGAGCTTATGGGTTTTGCATTCTATACTAAATGAACGTTAATTTAGCTCTGCTTTATCTTTACTATGGTCTTGGAAATTCTGTATCACAGTGTAGCATCCTGTTGTATTTATCTTTACGGTATAAAGGGTTTCCTCAACTGGCCTCAAGGGTTTACATTGTTAGTTTCATCAGTTTTGATGTGGAAACTGTACCTTTTCTTCGTATATGCAGAGTTATCAACCAAATTGTTTTCTATACATGATATACTGATTTGTTGATTGCCGGTCTATGAGCGTTGAAGTGGCTTCTGGCTCGATTGCAGCagaaatgaagataaattataattagagacttcttatttatttttctttcggAGTGTTTTGATGAGATCACCaagatgtttttttttattattattttaacttgttAATTTGAAGTGTTGAGGCCGGTTGTGTCGGTGATCAAGTTTGTTGGTTTCTTCGGCTCCTGCTAAATATTCAATTAGTGTATTATTGTTAGCAATTAATATTACTGATATATGTTAACACTCTTTGGAACTTTGGTTTGCTTCCTATATTGTCCCATTAGCagttcaattattattattatttttttgaaattgtattattaattattgtggacCTTATTATTGCTAGTTTTATGGAGTATTTACCCCCTCCTAGCACGGAATGGTTAAAACAGATTCTAAATGGGGAAAAATGACATTCTCCCAAATACGAGTTTTGTCAAATAAGACAAGTTGAGCTacttgtgaatttttttaataaaccaGTCGGTCTTCTAATCATGTATTTAGAAATTACCAAAGTGAATTCAAAAGTAGAGGACTcgtttttcttcaaaatatttgatttttcagctatcttttgaaaatgatacacttgaaatatttttcattcagttctaaaaaatgattttaggTGCAAGCATCTTTTagccttttatttttgtgcatTAATCCGTGATTATCGATTTGATTTGGAGCCAAGTATGGGTAACTATTCACAAAATTTCACAGCGatgttatcatttttatttattttttctttttaggtaAAATTCAGTTCACTCactaaatgaaataataatcttcaatttatctctttaaaatatgaatgttctaatttacttcattttcatgtttagaagATAATGACAAATGGGAGGTGCATtgatgcctttttttttttttaattttttaactttgacCTTAATAATAGGAGAGAAACTGAAGTTTTTATACTTTTGTCGCAAATGGGACAAGTTGGGCTGGATTCAGCCTTGGTCAAGTTCAAGCTTAGAAAAACATTGACCCATATTGGCTGGGTTTTGAACCCAAACATAGATTTTTTATAGTAAGCATTTTGACAATTCCTTATAAaacatttctttaattaaaattgccTAAATAACcgaagataaattaatttctttttgttttgaatgaaaattttattaaacacttAAATAGATTATGTTTTACAATCACCCCATTTCataagttatatttgtattttatattataattgaaattttttttga contains these protein-coding regions:
- the LOC102611602 gene encoding uncharacterized protein LOC102611602 — its product is MRFLRRIAGFLGIVRDNGPEVKDDEEDQDKIDDNNNQRSYNFQETGLPRKGFGVQVQVAVERPLPGPIIVPCNSGNGGVQGLRWYAKRLRIDDDGDVADEFLDEVLPQTSASEEEQHRPLPKFEVRYSTRPVKVKNQVLTTDGKIQQCVEYRGSLLWV